A single genomic interval of Salmo trutta chromosome 13, fSalTru1.1, whole genome shotgun sequence harbors:
- the LOC115205923 gene encoding uncharacterized protein C19orf47 homolog isoform X3 produces MLMDLSKEIMMDLGITVIGDIIAILKHAKQVYRQDMCKMATQAITSGQSSVQTELRRTAHTPATRMIANALSHDSPPTTPAHHTDNRAISVTVSNKQAKSGKAVLSRPADEGNGLPAKRRRVTAEMEGKYIINMPKGTTARTARILAQQAKKGNKRMSVFERLGAESKADTTTGSSKATGVFSRLGRADGAEEEQGTAGRVDVDGAEEEEEEEEDYSDGEGSVLQYAGVLKRLPPSQKKEPVAPKLAPTTLRRLGVKFKLPPTDSPSSSSSPNGLPPAKLSVLQRLGKPNASPPPADTQDSRVTSTRNKARPGLALASPKVSSSTRAGGGESFGAQMDVGSVNVFKRLGSKRT; encoded by the exons ATGCTGATGGACCTCAGTAAGGAGATCATGATGGACCTGGGCATCACTGTCATCGGTGACATTATTGCCATCCTCAAACACGCCAAACAGGTCTACCGACAG GACATGTGCAAAATGGCCACACAGGCCATAACCTCAGGACAGTCCAGCGTTCAGACCGAACTCAGAAGAACTGCCCACACCC CCGCCACACGTATGATTGCCAATGCCTTGAGCCACGACTCACCGCCAACCACACCAGCCCATCACACTGACAACCGGGCAATCTCTGTGACCGTGTCGAACAAACAGGCCAAGAGTGGCAAAGCAG TGCTGAGCCGGCCTGCTGACGAGGGGAACGGTCTGCCGGCGAAGCGTCGCCGTGTGACTGCAGAGATGGAAGGCAAGTACATCATCAACATGCCCAAAGGCACCACGGCACGCACCGCCCGAATCCTGGCCCAGCAGGCCAAGAAAG GGAACAAGCGGATGTCTGTGTTTGAGCGACTGGGAGCTGAGTCCAAAGCAGATACCACCACGGGCAGCAGCAAG GCCACGGGTGTGTTCAGTCGACTGGGCCGAGCAGACGGCGCGGAGGAGGAGCAGGGAACAGCAGGAAGGGTTGATGTAGACggagcggaggaggaggaggaggaggaggaggattataGTGATGGAGAGGGTTCGGTCCTACAGTACGCTGGCGTCCTAAAgcgactccctccctcccagaagaaAGAGCCTGTGGCCCCCAAGCTGGCTCCCACCACCCTCCGCCGCCTAGGAGTGAAGTTCAAACTCCCCCCTACtgactctccctcctcctcttcctcccccaatGGCCTCCCCCCTGCCAAGCTCAGTGTGCTTCAGAGACTGGGTAAACCAAATGCCTCCCCACCGCCTGCCGACACCCAGGACAGCCGGGTGACCAGCACCAGAAATAAGGCCCGGCCAGGCCTGGCCCTGGCTAGCCCTAAGGTCAGCAGCAGCACCAGggctggaggaggggagagttttGGGGCTCAGATGGACGTAGGGTCAGTCAATGTCTTTAAGAGACTGGGCAGCAAGAGGACCTAA